A genomic stretch from Flavobacterium nitratireducens includes:
- a CDS encoding N-acetylneuraminate synthase family protein, which yields MNNYKKPYVIAEIGCNHKGEMEIAKELIKIAKIFCNADAVKFQKRNNKELLTEEQYNAPHPNSSNAYGDTYGAHREYLEFGLNQHAELKNYCESVGITYSTSVWDLTSAKEIATLHPDFIKIPSACNNNYAMLSWLCENYQGEIHISTGMTTKNETEELVNFFIEKGRNQDLVLYNCTSGYPVPFEDVCLLDINLLIAKYGEKVKHIGFSGHHLGIAVDIAAYTLGANIIERHYTLDRTWKGTDHAASLEPMGLRKLSRDLNAVHSALTFKSSDILPIEVVQREKLKNKKG from the coding sequence ATGAATAACTATAAAAAACCCTATGTAATTGCCGAAATAGGTTGCAATCATAAGGGGGAAATGGAAATTGCTAAGGAGCTCATCAAAATTGCTAAAATATTTTGTAATGCCGATGCAGTCAAATTTCAGAAAAGAAATAATAAAGAATTACTAACGGAAGAGCAATACAATGCTCCACATCCCAATAGTTCCAATGCGTATGGGGATACCTATGGCGCGCATAGAGAGTATTTGGAATTTGGTCTAAACCAACATGCCGAATTGAAAAATTACTGTGAATCGGTTGGTATTACATATTCTACTTCGGTTTGGGATTTGACTTCCGCTAAAGAAATTGCTACATTACATCCTGATTTTATTAAAATTCCTTCTGCTTGTAATAATAATTATGCGATGTTATCTTGGTTATGCGAAAATTACCAAGGTGAGATTCATATTTCGACAGGAATGACAACTAAAAATGAAACTGAAGAACTAGTCAATTTCTTTATTGAAAAAGGGCGTAATCAGGATTTGGTTTTGTACAACTGTACATCTGGATATCCGGTACCATTTGAAGATGTTTGCTTGCTAGATATTAATTTGCTAATAGCTAAATATGGAGAAAAGGTCAAACACATTGGTTTTTCAGGGCATCATTTAGGGATAGCAGTTGATATAGCAGCTTATACTTTAGGAGCCAATATTATCGAAAGACATTATACACTGGATCGTACCTGGAAAGGAACCGATCATGCCGCTTCATTAGAACCTATGGGCTTACGAAAATTAAGTCGTGATTTAAATGCAGTTCATTCGGCGTTGACATTTAAAAGCAGTGATATTTTACCAATTGAAGTTGTGCAACGAGAGAAGTTGAAGAATAAGAAAGGCTGA
- a CDS encoding acylneuraminate cytidylyltransferase produces the protein MKKTAIIPLRKDSKGIPGKNKKKMLGRPLFSWVLGEAIFSDLDEVFVFTDEEEIIDYIAKEYHWTPKVKALLRSKENATDTASTESAMLEFAQQIQYDFDVLCLLQATSPMTTARDINTTLAKIEIENYDSALTVVNTHRFTWNANGTPQNYDVFHRPRRQDFEGLLIENGAVYATTKQAFLESKNRVSGKIGLVTMPENTLVEIDTMTDWKIVEELLASRLKKAKQQQRIDYLVLDVDGVFTNGQVFYSAEGELTKAFDMRDGMGLEILRQNQVEVVVITSENSALVAQRMKKLQIENTFLGVKDKYAFLQQFAKTKNTNFNSFAYIGDDVNDLANICAAGWSFSPANATTIVKLNADYLLTKASAEGAIREACEKIIAYNERF, from the coding sequence ATGAAAAAAACAGCCATTATACCCTTACGTAAAGATTCCAAAGGGATTCCTGGAAAGAACAAAAAGAAAATGCTGGGACGCCCCCTTTTTTCTTGGGTCTTAGGCGAAGCTATTTTTTCTGATTTGGATGAAGTCTTTGTCTTTACCGATGAAGAGGAAATTATCGATTATATCGCAAAAGAATACCATTGGACTCCAAAAGTAAAAGCACTTTTGCGTTCCAAAGAAAATGCAACGGATACCGCTTCTACCGAAAGTGCTATGTTGGAATTTGCGCAACAAATTCAATACGATTTTGATGTACTGTGTTTGTTGCAGGCGACTTCGCCTATGACTACCGCTAGAGATATTAATACCACTTTAGCTAAAATTGAAATAGAGAATTACGATTCAGCTCTCACCGTAGTTAATACGCATCGTTTTACTTGGAATGCCAATGGAACACCTCAAAATTATGATGTGTTCCATCGTCCAAGGCGTCAGGATTTTGAAGGTTTGTTAATAGAAAATGGAGCGGTTTATGCTACTACAAAACAGGCTTTTTTAGAATCTAAAAACAGAGTGAGTGGTAAAATCGGTTTAGTGACAATGCCTGAAAATACGTTGGTTGAAATAGACACTATGACCGATTGGAAAATTGTAGAAGAACTTTTAGCCAGCCGATTGAAAAAAGCAAAACAACAGCAACGGATTGATTATTTAGTGTTAGATGTTGACGGTGTGTTCACTAACGGACAGGTGTTTTATTCGGCAGAAGGAGAATTGACTAAAGCCTTTGATATGCGTGACGGAATGGGATTGGAGATATTACGTCAAAATCAGGTTGAGGTGGTCGTAATAACATCTGAGAATTCAGCCTTAGTGGCGCAACGCATGAAAAAACTCCAAATTGAAAATACATTTTTAGGGGTAAAAGATAAATATGCCTTTTTGCAACAATTTGCTAAAACCAAAAATACTAATTTTAATTCTTTTGCCTACATAGGCGATGATGTAAATGACTTAGCGAATATATGCGCAGCAGGATGGTCATTTTCACCGGCCAATGCCACAACAATAGTAAAACTTAATGCCGATTATTTATTAACGAAAGCTTCTGCTGAGGGTGCAATTCGCGAAGCTTGTGAAAAAATAATTGCTTATAACGAACGGTTTTAG
- a CDS encoding polysaccharide pyruvyl transferase family protein translates to MKFSTKIRLFWWNEKIIQGKAKENYGDVLGAYLVAKISGKTVAFAWPKKWSILDYFLPIYVTVGSILTHVNHKCIVWGSGIISKEYSIKNARFLAVRGPQTRNFLLKLGYEVPEIYGDPALLLPRYFNPPVQKKYKYGIVPHYNDYKLVSNWFRNNSEVILIDMMTTDIESKTIEFLQCEKIISSSLHGIIVAHAYGIPAVWQKFSNMVFGDDIKYQDYLESVAIEFYKPELQIDCYSDLQLEQLFVTYPSLPKVEIIESLRNGLIEVCPFKKETQKT, encoded by the coding sequence ATGAAATTTTCAACCAAAATCCGCCTTTTTTGGTGGAACGAAAAAATAATTCAAGGCAAAGCTAAAGAAAATTATGGCGATGTCTTAGGGGCTTATCTGGTAGCAAAAATATCAGGAAAAACGGTTGCTTTTGCCTGGCCTAAAAAATGGTCTATATTGGATTATTTTTTGCCTATTTACGTAACGGTAGGAAGTATTTTAACCCATGTCAATCATAAATGTATTGTGTGGGGTAGCGGTATTATTAGCAAAGAATATTCAATTAAAAATGCTCGATTTTTAGCCGTACGTGGGCCTCAAACTAGAAATTTTCTTTTGAAACTTGGCTATGAAGTGCCCGAAATTTATGGAGATCCAGCCTTGTTGTTACCTCGTTATTTTAATCCACCAGTTCAAAAAAAATACAAGTATGGAATTGTCCCTCATTACAATGATTATAAATTGGTGTCCAATTGGTTTAGGAATAATTCAGAGGTAATACTTATCGATATGATGACTACAGATATAGAATCTAAAACAATTGAATTTTTGCAATGTGAAAAGATAATATCTTCTTCTTTACATGGAATTATTGTGGCTCATGCTTATGGAATTCCTGCAGTTTGGCAAAAGTTTTCTAACATGGTTTTTGGAGATGATATCAAGTATCAGGATTATTTAGAATCGGTAGCAATAGAATTTTATAAGCCAGAATTGCAAATAGATTGTTATTCTGATTTACAATTGGAGCAACTATTTGTAACTTATCCCAGTTTGCCCAAAGTCGAAATAATAGAATCTCTTAGGAATGGTTTAATTGAAGTTTGTCCATTTAAAAAAGAAACTCAAAAAACATAA
- a CDS encoding glycosyltransferase: protein MKILMVSMPSLHFFRWTSQLQDSGHEVYWFDITGMSQQAERIAWVEQKTAWKLRWNYPGRVFVKSNFPKTYAWIQKINERDTAAVFEAYLNEIKPDVVHSFALYVSCTPIITVMEKYPNQKWVYSSWGSDLFYFQNEYKYLQDIKRVLPRVNYLFTDCQRDYKIAKQHGFVGEFLGVFPGGGGFDMEKIQHYKSPVKERKTILIKGFQGRSGRAIPVLKAIEQLQEVLVGFEVVVFGADAAVFDFVEKSPLQHWGNFEIKGKILHEEVIKLMGKSLVYIGNSNSDGIPNTLLEAICMEVFPIQSNQGGATAEIIKDGMNGMLIENPEDSEDMKQLFLKVISDVSLIENGINHNNKTIKSNLEYHYLRNQEVKKYDLIVLRVLGWSRTDLSN, encoded by the coding sequence ATGAAAATACTAATGGTTTCTATGCCATCACTTCATTTCTTTAGATGGACAAGCCAACTTCAGGACTCCGGTCATGAAGTCTACTGGTTTGATATCACAGGAATGAGTCAGCAAGCGGAAAGAATAGCTTGGGTAGAGCAAAAAACGGCATGGAAATTACGATGGAATTATCCGGGTCGTGTTTTTGTAAAATCTAATTTTCCCAAAACTTATGCATGGATTCAAAAAATAAATGAACGGGATACTGCCGCTGTTTTTGAAGCCTATCTCAACGAAATCAAACCGGATGTGGTACATAGTTTTGCTTTGTATGTTTCCTGTACGCCCATTATTACAGTTATGGAAAAATACCCTAACCAAAAGTGGGTCTATTCTTCCTGGGGAAGTGATTTGTTTTATTTTCAAAATGAGTATAAATATTTACAAGACATCAAACGTGTTTTGCCAAGAGTGAATTATTTGTTTACGGATTGCCAACGCGATTATAAAATTGCAAAACAACATGGTTTTGTTGGGGAGTTTCTTGGGGTTTTTCCTGGTGGTGGTGGATTTGATATGGAAAAAATACAGCACTATAAAAGCCCTGTCAAAGAGCGAAAAACGATTCTAATTAAAGGATTTCAAGGGCGTTCAGGGCGGGCAATTCCAGTTTTAAAAGCTATAGAACAGTTGCAAGAGGTACTTGTTGGTTTTGAAGTTGTAGTTTTTGGAGCGGATGCAGCAGTTTTTGATTTTGTAGAAAAATCACCACTACAACATTGGGGAAATTTTGAAATAAAAGGAAAGATATTACATGAAGAAGTTATCAAGCTTATGGGGAAATCGTTGGTTTATATTGGAAATAGCAACTCCGATGGAATTCCCAATACTTTGTTAGAAGCCATTTGTATGGAAGTATTTCCTATTCAATCTAATCAGGGAGGAGCAACAGCCGAAATTATTAAAGATGGAATGAATGGAATGTTGATTGAAAATCCAGAAGATTCTGAGGATATGAAACAACTTTTTTTAAAAGTTATTAGTGATGTATCTTTAATTGAAAATGGAATAAATCATAACAATAAAACGATTAAGTCTAACTTAGAATATCATTATTTGAGGAATCAAGAAGTAAAAAAGTATGATTTAATTGTATTGAGGGTGCTTGGTTGGAGCAGGACAGATTTATCAAATTAA
- a CDS encoding glycosyltransferase family 2 protein has product MITLVLTNRNRDLQIVKNCLQSLSQQNCQDFDCVVVDYGSDFAYQLELGNLLQQYPKIRLINCPTQGQLWHKCRAINMALQQTTTAYFVVGDIDLIFAPTFIEVALGLGNNDEVHYFQYGFLSQQESLLSKDFNEYKVIFKGNKEVTGTTMFPTSVLQSLNGYDEFYHGWGAEDTDIHIRMKNAGLKLFFYDKEILLKHQWHPKVYRSKSSIHPFHSLLERINHSYMIQTQKTNRIIVNQNLEWGKVPLLSDYEKLTKEAYVLQLKATILEINAVLAQMANFTNEVIAIEIKAVSGVEKVKNQLKRIVGKKYQPVYDMDTVNNLLLETIIKQYRNNPYDYSFNRQKNIIQFKMYFQS; this is encoded by the coding sequence ATGATAACGCTTGTCCTAACCAATCGTAACCGTGATTTACAAATCGTGAAAAACTGCTTGCAATCTTTAAGTCAACAAAATTGTCAGGATTTTGATTGTGTGGTGGTGGATTATGGTTCAGATTTTGCCTATCAATTAGAATTAGGTAATTTACTGCAACAATATCCAAAGATTAGATTGATTAATTGTCCTACTCAAGGCCAACTTTGGCATAAATGTAGAGCTATTAATATGGCTTTACAACAAACAACCACAGCCTATTTTGTAGTAGGAGATATCGATTTGATTTTTGCTCCTACTTTTATAGAGGTGGCTTTGGGACTAGGGAATAATGATGAAGTACATTATTTTCAATATGGATTTTTATCTCAACAAGAGTCTTTGTTAAGCAAGGATTTTAATGAATATAAAGTCATTTTTAAAGGGAATAAAGAAGTAACAGGAACAACCATGTTTCCTACTTCAGTTTTACAATCTCTCAATGGTTACGACGAGTTTTACCACGGTTGGGGAGCAGAAGATACTGATATTCACATCCGAATGAAAAATGCGGGCTTGAAGTTGTTTTTCTACGATAAAGAAATTTTACTAAAGCATCAGTGGCACCCAAAAGTGTATCGTTCTAAGTCTAGTATACATCCTTTTCATTCGCTCCTTGAACGAATCAATCATTCTTATATGATTCAAACTCAAAAAACCAACCGAATAATAGTGAATCAAAATCTTGAGTGGGGTAAAGTACCGCTTTTGAGCGATTACGAAAAACTAACTAAAGAAGCTTATGTGTTGCAATTGAAAGCAACAATATTAGAAATTAATGCGGTTTTAGCCCAAATGGCTAATTTTACAAATGAAGTAATAGCAATAGAAATAAAAGCCGTGTCAGGAGTGGAAAAAGTAAAAAACCAATTAAAAAGAATAGTAGGAAAGAAATATCAGCCTGTTTATGATATGGATACAGTGAATAATCTGTTATTAGAAACCATTATCAAACAGTACAGAAATAATCCCTATGACTATAGTTTTAATCGTCAAAAAAATATTATTCAATTCAAAATGTATTTTCAATCCTGA
- a CDS encoding glycosyltransferase has translation MTKITVSVFILTYNQEQFITQTIESVLMQQTDFAYQLVIGEDCSTDSTRQICENFASQYPNNIKLLPALDKNIGLIANYMRTIKECDGKYIAICDGDDYWIDKYKLQKQVDFLESNPDFSIVYTRVRKLFPNGEFKESVANTKGRTTNFDDLIFDNYIPSVTTLFKNIQNNQNQLPKWILKYPYGDWPTYLWTIKESGKIYFLDEVTAVYRVDIGESFKIRKKVSAIVKTDLLITKDILIDLNFAHKQKIVEEALIKRKISLMVRYNREGSYWRALKLFFYNLQYDLQQNAVTKMYFYSLYKSFK, from the coding sequence ATGACTAAGATTACTGTCAGTGTCTTTATTTTAACCTATAATCAAGAACAATTTATAACTCAGACTATTGAAAGTGTTTTAATGCAACAAACGGATTTTGCATACCAATTAGTCATAGGAGAAGATTGTAGTACTGATTCTACTAGGCAAATATGTGAAAATTTTGCTTCACAGTATCCTAATAATATAAAATTGCTTCCAGCTTTAGATAAAAATATTGGTTTGATCGCTAATTATATGCGTACCATTAAGGAATGTGATGGTAAATACATTGCTATTTGTGATGGAGATGATTATTGGATTGATAAATACAAACTACAAAAGCAAGTTGATTTTTTAGAATCAAATCCTGATTTTTCAATTGTTTATACTCGTGTTCGAAAACTTTTTCCTAATGGAGAATTTAAAGAATCAGTAGCAAATACAAAAGGGAGAACTACTAATTTTGATGACTTAATTTTTGATAATTATATACCTTCAGTTACTACCCTTTTTAAGAATATTCAAAACAATCAGAACCAGCTTCCTAAATGGATTTTAAAATACCCTTATGGAGATTGGCCAACCTATTTATGGACCATAAAAGAAAGTGGAAAAATTTATTTTTTAGACGAAGTTACGGCTGTTTATAGAGTGGATATTGGGGAGTCTTTTAAAATTAGAAAAAAAGTAAGTGCCATTGTTAAAACGGATTTGCTTATAACAAAAGATATTTTAATAGATTTGAATTTTGCACATAAGCAAAAAATAGTCGAGGAGGCTTTAATCAAAAGAAAAATTAGTTTAATGGTTCGATACAATAGAGAAGGATCATATTGGCGTGCTTTAAAATTATTTTTTTATAATTTACAATACGATTTACAGCAAAATGCTGTTACAAAAATGTATTTTTATTCTTTATATAAAAGTTTTAAATGA
- a CDS encoding glycosyltransferase family 2 protein, whose amino-acid sequence MIIYPLISIIVPCYKQAQYLGEALQSVIDQRYQDWECIIVDDGSPDKTAQIAKEWIAKDSRFKYRYKDNGGIASARNFGINQAKAEFILALDADDKIANDYLELAINEFQKDPSLKVVYARAEKFGEESGLWYLPPFDISKLGLYNMIFCSALYRKADWQRVGGYDVNMVLGLEDWEFWIALLKNGGNVCQLNKIGFYYRIKEKSRHVDLKISDKEELYNYLSVKHADFYVKHLGSFIALNSEMEKLKKMRIIKGRKKVLNLFCETFFGFRLFK is encoded by the coding sequence ATGATTATTTATCCATTAATTTCAATAATCGTTCCATGTTACAAACAAGCACAATACTTGGGAGAAGCATTACAATCAGTAATAGATCAAAGGTATCAAGACTGGGAATGTATCATTGTTGATGATGGTAGTCCAGATAAGACAGCTCAAATTGCTAAGGAATGGATAGCAAAAGACAGTCGATTTAAATATAGGTATAAAGATAATGGAGGAATAGCTAGTGCAAGAAACTTTGGTATTAATCAAGCAAAAGCTGAATTTATATTAGCCTTAGATGCTGATGATAAAATAGCAAATGATTATTTAGAATTAGCTATTAATGAATTTCAAAAAGATCCAAGTCTTAAAGTAGTTTATGCCAGGGCTGAGAAATTTGGAGAGGAATCAGGTCTATGGTATTTACCTCCATTTGATATTTCAAAATTAGGCTTGTACAATATGATTTTTTGTTCTGCATTATATAGAAAAGCCGACTGGCAAAGAGTGGGAGGCTATGATGTTAATATGGTTTTGGGACTAGAAGATTGGGAGTTTTGGATTGCTTTATTAAAAAATGGAGGTAATGTATGCCAACTAAATAAAATAGGTTTTTATTATAGAATAAAAGAAAAATCTAGACATGTGGACTTGAAAATTTCAGATAAAGAAGAATTATATAACTATTTATCAGTAAAACATGCTGATTTTTATGTAAAGCATCTGGGGTCATTTATTGCTTTAAATTCTGAAATGGAGAAATTAAAAAAAATGAGAATTATTAAAGGAAGGAAAAAGGTGTTGAATTTATTTTGTGAGACTTTTTTCGGCTTTCGTCTTTTTAAATAG
- a CDS encoding acyltransferase family protein translates to MELRLTNNNFDFLRFLFALLVVISHAYALSGSTEDNVGIYKISNGQLTFSQIGLNGFFIISGYFIFKSLQRSKSLLDYYKKRFLRLFPALIIVLILTLFLAPIIYVNKTPFLQNIEALTYLPYNLSLYGFQSGIKGIFDTNSYHSINGSLWTIRYEFTLYVALSILYCMKNKKKALTFLLSLAFFIFYMLYLFLLPKLAGFSLFNLLGIHVLNLGAFFIAGSVLASLEFEKIKYKKWFLFLSLILLTFSIYFNFYDLTKHVLLPFFILLLGFSTIPGIKDFGNFGDASYGIYIYSFPIQQSLMWFFKLDSYALMISSIPLSVILGYFSWHLIEKKALKLKLTKLEI, encoded by the coding sequence ATGGAGCTAAGATTAACAAATAATAATTTTGATTTCCTACGATTCCTATTTGCTCTTTTGGTGGTTATTTCTCATGCGTATGCTTTATCTGGAAGTACTGAGGATAATGTTGGGATTTATAAGATTTCAAATGGACAATTAACATTTTCCCAAATTGGTTTAAATGGGTTTTTTATTATAAGTGGTTATTTTATTTTTAAAAGTTTACAAAGAAGTAAAAGTCTTTTAGACTATTATAAGAAACGATTTTTAAGACTTTTTCCAGCACTTATAATTGTATTGATACTAACGTTGTTTTTAGCTCCAATTATATATGTAAATAAAACTCCTTTTTTACAAAATATTGAAGCGTTGACTTATTTACCCTACAATTTAAGTTTATATGGATTTCAGTCAGGTATAAAAGGAATTTTTGATACAAATAGCTATCATTCCATTAATGGTTCTTTATGGACTATTAGGTATGAATTTACTTTATATGTTGCCTTATCAATACTTTATTGTATGAAAAATAAAAAGAAAGCTTTAACTTTTTTGTTAAGTTTAGCATTTTTTATTTTTTATATGTTGTATCTTTTTCTTCTACCAAAATTAGCAGGCTTTAGTTTATTTAACTTGTTAGGTATTCATGTACTAAATTTAGGTGCTTTTTTTATTGCCGGAAGCGTTTTGGCTTCATTGGAATTTGAAAAAATTAAGTATAAGAAATGGTTTTTGTTCTTGTCATTAATACTCTTAACTTTCTCGATTTATTTTAATTTTTATGATTTGACAAAACATGTTTTGTTGCCATTTTTTATTCTATTATTAGGTTTTTCTACAATTCCTGGGATTAAAGATTTTGGGAATTTTGGTGATGCTTCTTATGGTATTTACATTTACAGTTTTCCAATTCAACAAAGTTTAATGTGGTTCTTTAAATTGGATTCATATGCCTTAATGATTTCTTCAATACCGCTTTCTGTTATTCTGGGTTATTTTTCATGGCACTTGATTGAGAAAAAAGCGTTGAAATTAAAATTAACAAAACTAGAAATATGA
- a CDS encoding glycosyltransferase family 2 protein → MISVVIRNKNQVHALSFLLKNLTERYSEDIAEIIVIDNCSTDESAAISQQFGARFITIEQFSYGGSANVAAQEAKEPIVVIFSAHSYPVSHDFFKLIREKFESNPNLAGLRCLHSTNDYRNYINKVRATTDPNKSGLIFSGSAFRRSVWEKHSFRNDVATFEDKEWTVRVLKAGYEIDFVPSIFHYEMYRTPKQQFFRFKNDVVGNYQLWHQDITFIQTLKGLLGNIWNACKNFFIEIKYAFLRFFYLIKFIRNKPKQF, encoded by the coding sequence ATGATTTCAGTAGTTATCCGAAATAAAAACCAAGTACACGCCTTGTCATTTTTGTTAAAGAATCTGACAGAAAGGTATTCGGAGGATATAGCCGAAATCATTGTTATTGATAATTGTTCTACTGATGAAAGTGCAGCTATAAGCCAACAATTTGGAGCAAGATTCATAACTATTGAGCAATTTTCCTATGGAGGAAGTGCTAATGTTGCGGCTCAGGAAGCAAAAGAGCCTATTGTAGTGATTTTTAGTGCGCATTCTTACCCTGTAAGCCATGATTTTTTTAAATTAATTCGTGAAAAGTTTGAATCCAATCCAAATTTAGCAGGATTACGTTGTTTGCATTCTACCAATGATTACCGTAATTACATAAACAAAGTTAGGGCTACAACAGACCCTAATAAATCGGGTTTGATATTTTCAGGATCTGCTTTTAGAAGAAGTGTTTGGGAAAAGCACTCTTTTAGAAATGATGTAGCTACTTTTGAAGACAAAGAATGGACTGTACGAGTTTTAAAAGCGGGTTACGAAATTGATTTTGTTCCATCTATTTTTCATTATGAAATGTACAGAACACCTAAACAACAGTTTTTCCGTTTTAAAAATGATGTAGTGGGAAATTATCAATTATGGCATCAGGATATTACTTTTATTCAAACTTTGAAAGGTCTTTTAGGGAATATATGGAACGCCTGTAAAAACTTTTTTATTGAAATCAAATACGCTTTTTTACGCTTTTTTTACTTAATTAAGTTTATAAGGAATAAACCGAAACAGTTTTGA
- a CDS encoding glycosyltransferase family 2 protein: MQSVLEQTYTNWECVIVNDGSPDNTDLVAQQWLEKDNRFQYIYQQNGGLSAARNAGIKAANGEFILPLDADDILHSDYLNKIVPVLESNDRLAIVSCYRYFFIKNRTNIIKEYKASGSNYCDLMFENKLMPSSLFRKQCWEQVGGYDESMVKGFEDWEFWLNVTKRGWEFQFVPAFLFYYRKSKKSMLVDTITNHAEANMEYIFRKHQDIYCRHFDNTAEVLFYYIKTHRIGKMQIKNSIEYKIGKLVLKPFKIVSQLFSNKRNSK; this comes from the coding sequence TTGCAATCAGTATTAGAACAGACTTACACCAACTGGGAATGTGTTATTGTCAACGATGGAAGCCCAGATAATACCGATTTAGTAGCGCAGCAATGGCTGGAAAAAGACAATCGTTTTCAATATATATATCAACAAAATGGAGGTTTGTCTGCTGCACGAAATGCCGGTATCAAAGCCGCGAATGGAGAATTTATTTTGCCCTTAGATGCCGATGATATTTTGCACTCGGATTATTTAAATAAAATAGTTCCAGTTTTAGAATCAAATGATAGACTTGCAATAGTTTCTTGTTACCGCTATTTTTTTATAAAAAATAGAACAAACATTATAAAAGAATATAAGGCTTCGGGTAGCAATTATTGTGATTTAATGTTTGAAAATAAATTGATGCCTTCATCATTATTTAGAAAACAATGTTGGGAGCAAGTAGGAGGCTATGATGAAAGCATGGTAAAAGGTTTTGAAGATTGGGAGTTTTGGTTAAATGTGACCAAGAGAGGCTGGGAGTTTCAGTTTGTACCAGCATTTTTGTTCTATTATCGGAAGTCTAAAAAATCGATGCTGGTGGATACTATTACTAATCATGCAGAAGCCAATATGGAATATATTTTTAGAAAACACCAGGATATCTATTGCAGGCATTTTGATAACACAGCTGAGGTACTTTTTTACTATATCAAAACGCATCGTATAGGGAAAATGCAAATTAAGAATTCAATTGAATATAAAATTGGGAAATTGGTGTTGAAACCTTTTAAAATAGTCTCTCAATTGTTTTCCAATAAAAGAAATAGCAAATGA
- a CDS encoding glycosyltransferase family 2 protein, with amino-acid sequence MKGKSSNVTAIIPCYNDGQYIMEALQSLYKQTLLPEKIIVVDDGSDAKTQKTLKSITHPLLEVVFQENRGVSAARNHAVSLAKTDYIVNLDADDYYEPSFIEKAVAILIQDNNAIAVSSYCRTFKEHKTIEIIKPLGGNLKDFIVINNGRASTMFRKQSWEIVGGFDEKMQAGYEDWEFWIAILKQGGSIHIIKEVLSHYRIKKVSRDQIALKNNDFELRQYIYLKHKEVYERYMDFYVFQLLRQNSLLRNSIHKAKKSKEYILGEFFLQPLRIIKKIFTN; translated from the coding sequence ATGAAAGGCAAGAGTAGTAATGTAACGGCAATTATTCCCTGTTATAATGATGGGCAATACATCATGGAAGCATTACAATCCCTATACAAACAAACACTTTTACCAGAAAAGATTATAGTTGTAGATGACGGTTCTGATGCCAAAACTCAAAAAACATTAAAAAGTATAACACATCCTTTACTGGAAGTTGTTTTTCAGGAAAATAGAGGGGTAAGCGCTGCTAGGAATCATGCTGTAAGTCTAGCTAAAACGGATTATATTGTTAATCTCGATGCCGATGATTACTACGAACCTTCTTTTATAGAAAAAGCGGTTGCAATATTAATTCAAGACAATAACGCTATTGCGGTAAGTAGTTACTGTAGAACATTTAAAGAGCATAAAACTATTGAAATTATAAAACCTTTAGGAGGTAATTTGAAAGATTTCATTGTAATTAATAATGGAAGAGCCAGTACCATGTTTCGTAAACAATCATGGGAAATAGTAGGAGGATTTGATGAAAAAATGCAAGCGGGTTATGAAGATTGGGAATTTTGGATTGCAATTTTAAAACAAGGAGGAAGCATTCATATAATAAAAGAAGTTTTATCACATTATCGTATTAAGAAAGTATCCAGAGACCAAATAGCATTGAAAAATAATGATTTTGAATTAAGGCAGTATATTTACTTGAAACATAAAGAAGTGTATGAAAGGTATATGGATTTTTATGTTTTTCAATTATTACGTCAAAATTCACTTTTAAGAAATAGCATTCACAAAGCTAAAAAATCGAAGGAGTATATCCTTGGGGAGTTTTTTTTGCAACCTTTGCGTATTATTAAAAAGATTTTTACAAATTGA